Proteins encoded within one genomic window of Brachybacterium sp. P6-10-X1:
- the gyrB gene encoding DNA topoisomerase (ATP-hydrolyzing) subunit B yields the protein MSDSDRPLPDQDAPQGAPDPVPDPAPEVGSAGERAAHAPTHYDASDITVLEGLEAVRKRPGMYIGSTGERGLHHMVQEIVDNSVDEAMAGHGDTIEVTLLADGGVRCVDHARGIPVAMHPTEGKPAVELVLTVLHAGGKFGGGGYAVSGGLHGVGSSVVNALSVRMEVEIRRDGHVWRQTYTRGVPATELVRGEETDETGTTITFWADDEIFDETVYDVETLRKRFQQMAFLNKGLRITLTDERRVESDETEDEDLVDVELEAEGMEKNDGPSVFSYHYERGLQDFVEFINTAKRAEVIHPDIISFESEDTEAEISVEVAMQWTGAYSESVHTYANTINTHEGGTHEEGFRSSLTSIVNRYGRAQGLLKEKDANLTGEDIREGLTAVVSVKLGEPQFEGQTKTKLGNTVARTFMVKVMTDQLQDWFESHPAEAKSIVMKGQAAAAAREAARKARDATRRKSPLETGGMPGKLRDCSSRNPSECEIFIVEGDSAGGSAVQGRDPRTQAILPIRGKILNVEKARLDRALDNQEVRSLITAFGTGIGDDFDATKLRYHKIVLMADADVDGQHICTLLLTLLFRYMRPLIELGHVFIAMPPLYRLKWSNAPHEYVFSDDERDERMEAGRAAGRRIPKDNGIQRYKGLGEMDWKELQATTMDSASRTLKQVTVDEAADADTIFSVLMGDDVESRRHFIQENAKDVRFLDI from the coding sequence GTGAGCGACAGCGACCGACCCCTGCCCGACCAGGACGCGCCCCAGGGCGCGCCGGACCCGGTGCCCGATCCCGCTCCCGAGGTCGGCTCCGCCGGGGAGCGCGCGGCCCACGCCCCGACGCACTACGACGCCTCGGACATCACCGTCCTGGAGGGACTCGAGGCGGTCCGCAAGCGCCCCGGCATGTACATCGGCTCCACCGGTGAGCGCGGCCTGCACCACATGGTGCAGGAGATCGTGGACAACTCGGTGGATGAGGCGATGGCCGGCCACGGCGACACCATCGAGGTGACCCTGCTGGCTGACGGCGGCGTGCGCTGCGTCGACCACGCCCGCGGTATCCCGGTCGCCATGCACCCCACCGAGGGCAAGCCCGCCGTGGAGCTCGTGCTCACGGTGCTGCACGCCGGCGGCAAGTTCGGCGGCGGCGGGTACGCGGTCTCCGGTGGCCTGCACGGCGTCGGGTCCTCCGTGGTCAACGCGCTCTCGGTGCGGATGGAGGTGGAGATCCGCCGCGACGGCCACGTGTGGCGTCAGACCTACACCCGCGGCGTCCCCGCCACCGAGCTGGTCCGCGGCGAGGAGACCGATGAGACCGGCACCACGATCACCTTCTGGGCCGACGACGAGATCTTCGACGAGACCGTCTACGACGTCGAGACGCTGCGCAAGCGGTTCCAGCAGATGGCGTTCCTGAACAAGGGCCTGCGTATCACGCTGACCGACGAGCGTCGGGTGGAGTCCGACGAGACCGAGGACGAGGATCTGGTCGACGTCGAGCTCGAGGCCGAGGGCATGGAGAAGAACGACGGTCCGAGCGTCTTCTCCTACCACTACGAGCGCGGTCTGCAGGACTTCGTCGAGTTCATCAACACGGCCAAGCGGGCCGAGGTCATCCACCCCGACATCATCTCCTTCGAGTCCGAGGACACCGAGGCGGAGATCTCCGTCGAGGTCGCCATGCAGTGGACCGGCGCCTACTCGGAGTCGGTGCACACCTACGCCAACACGATCAACACCCACGAGGGCGGCACCCACGAGGAGGGCTTCCGCTCCTCGCTGACCTCGATCGTGAACCGCTACGGACGCGCCCAGGGCCTGCTGAAGGAGAAGGACGCCAACCTCACCGGGGAGGACATCCGCGAGGGCCTGACCGCCGTGGTGTCCGTCAAGCTCGGCGAGCCCCAGTTCGAGGGCCAGACCAAGACCAAGCTGGGCAACACCGTCGCCCGCACCTTCATGGTCAAGGTGATGACCGATCAGCTGCAGGACTGGTTCGAGTCCCATCCGGCCGAGGCCAAGTCCATCGTCATGAAGGGCCAGGCCGCGGCGGCCGCCCGCGAGGCCGCCCGCAAGGCCCGCGACGCCACCCGTCGCAAGTCGCCGCTGGAGACCGGGGGAATGCCCGGAAAGCTGCGCGACTGCTCCTCCCGCAACCCCTCCGAGTGCGAGATCTTCATCGTCGAGGGCGACTCCGCCGGCGGCTCCGCCGTGCAGGGCCGCGACCCGCGCACCCAGGCCATCCTGCCCATCCGCGGCAAGATCCTGAACGTGGAGAAGGCGCGGCTGGACCGGGCCCTGGACAACCAGGAGGTCCGCTCGCTGATCACCGCCTTCGGCACCGGCATCGGGGACGACTTCGACGCCACCAAGCTGCGGTACCACAAGATCGTCCTGATGGCCGACGCGGACGTCGACGGCCAGCACATCTGCACCCTGCTGCTGACGCTGCTGTTCCGCTACATGCGCCCGCTGATCGAGCTCGGCCACGTGTTCATCGCGATGCCGCCGCTGTACCGCCTGAAGTGGTCCAACGCCCCGCACGAGTACGTGTTCAGCGACGACGAGCGCGATGAGCGGATGGAGGCCGGCCGGGCGGCCGGGCGCCGCATCCCCAAGGACAACGGCATCCAGCGCTACAAGGGTCTGGGCGAGATGGACTGGAAGGAGCTCCAGGCCACCACCATGGACAGCGCCTCGCGCACGCTGAAGCAGGTCACGGTCGATGAGGCCGCCGACGCCGACACCATCTTCTCCGTCCTGATGGGCGATGACGTCGAGTCCCGTCGCCACTTCATCCAGGAGAACGCCAAGGACGTCCGCTTCCTCGACATCTGA
- a CDS encoding aminoacyl-tRNA deacylase, with product MSDTPAITALAASGLDHEITRHGRVGSLAEAAAARGVEPRDIVKTLVVRRGDGDFLFVLVPGDREISWPLLRALLGVNRLSMPDKEVARDVTGYERGTITPFGSTTAWPVIADASLIGDPARRISIGAGAHGVAASVNAEAALTYLDAQVAEVTELQQ from the coding sequence ATGAGCGACACTCCTGCGATCACGGCCCTGGCGGCTTCCGGCCTCGATCACGAGATCACGCGGCACGGGCGGGTCGGCTCGCTCGCGGAGGCGGCGGCCGCCCGCGGCGTCGAGCCCCGCGACATCGTCAAGACCCTGGTGGTGCGGCGCGGTGACGGCGACTTCCTGTTCGTGCTGGTCCCGGGCGACCGGGAGATCTCCTGGCCTCTCCTGCGTGCGCTGCTCGGGGTGAACCGGCTGTCGATGCCGGACAAGGAGGTGGCCCGGGACGTCACCGGGTACGAGCGCGGCACGATCACCCCGTTCGGCTCCACCACGGCCTGGCCCGTGATCGCCGATGCCTCCCTGATCGGGGACCCGGCCCGGCGGATCTCGATCGGTGCCGGGGCCCACGGTGTCGCGGCCTCGGTGAACGCCGAGGCCGCCTTGACGTACCTGGACGCCCAGGTCGCGGAGGTCACCGAGCTGCAGCAATGA
- the sigK gene encoding ECF RNA polymerase sigma factor SigK, with protein MALDPPEEESERPRSRGPDGRAPGDHEITEPPLSELLRRVAQGDEDAFSGLYDETASLLFALIKRVVRDVSISEEVLQEVFVEIWKHATRFDSNRGSAHGWMCTIAHRRAVDTVRSTDAARRRDSEEGVRAIEEEVVDVQEEGILRIESQRVVTAMRALTSPQSEAIRLAYFGGYSHREVAALLGIPVGTAKTRIRDGMIVLRESLGVTS; from the coding sequence ATGGCGCTCGATCCCCCCGAGGAAGAATCGGAGCGACCACGGTCGCGAGGGCCGGACGGGAGAGCACCTGGTGACCACGAGATCACCGAACCTCCGCTGTCCGAGCTGCTGCGCCGCGTCGCCCAGGGGGACGAGGACGCCTTCTCCGGTCTCTACGACGAGACCGCGTCCCTGCTGTTCGCGCTCATCAAGCGCGTGGTGCGGGATGTGTCGATCAGCGAAGAAGTGCTGCAGGAAGTGTTCGTGGAGATCTGGAAGCATGCCACCCGGTTCGACAGCAACCGCGGCTCCGCCCACGGATGGATGTGCACCATCGCCCATCGGCGCGCCGTCGACACCGTCCGGTCCACCGACGCCGCACGGCGTCGGGACTCCGAGGAAGGTGTCCGAGCCATCGAGGAGGAGGTCGTGGATGTGCAGGAGGAAGGAATCCTGAGAATCGAGTCCCAGCGGGTCGTCACGGCGATGCGTGCTCTGACCTCGCCGCAGTCCGAGGCGATCCGCCTCGCGTACTTCGGTGGCTACAGTCACCGCGAGGTGGCGGCCCTGCTCGGCATCCCGGTCGGGACGGCGAAGACACGAATACGGGACGGCATGATCGTCCTGCGGGAGAGCCTGGGGGTGACCTCGTGA
- a CDS encoding DLW-39 family protein produces the protein MKKLISCTAVLIGSTVAGLLVWRKVESDRHRDELWSEAERVSAAQDAAEVRD, from the coding sequence GTGAAGAAGCTCATCAGCTGCACCGCCGTCCTGATCGGCTCGACCGTCGCCGGACTCCTCGTGTGGCGCAAGGTCGAATCGGATCGCCACCGCGACGAGCTGTGGTCCGAGGCAGAGCGGGTCTCCGCTGCGCAGGACGCCGCCGAGGTCCGCGACTGA
- the gyrA gene encoding DNA gyrase subunit A, with product MSDTPQDPTNPDETPELPASVAGQATPEGAHEVSGSEAADRTVTLVDPLDEGEVDRITQVDLNQEMQRSYLDYAMSVIVSRALPDVRDGLKPVHRRIVYAMYDGGYRPDRSFSKCAKVVGEVMGNYHPHGDSAIYDAMVRLVQPWSMRYPLILGQGNFGSPGDDGAAAPRYTECKMAPLALELVRDIDQETVDMQGNYDNTVDEPVVLPARFPNLLVNGSSGIAVGMATNIPPHNLREVADAVQWLLTNHEATKPELLEACLQFIKGPDFPSGATISGTRGIEDAYRTGRGSITQRAVVSTEEINGRMSLVVTELPYQVNPDTLARKIAEMVKLGKIQGIADITDETSGRTGQRLVITLKRDAVAKVVLNNLYKHTQLQENFSANMLALAGGVPRTLSIDSFVREWTKHQIDVIVRRTRYRLRKAEEQIHIYRGYLKALDALDEVIALIRRSPDADGARDGLMELLEIDEIQAGAILAMQLRRLAALERQKITDEHDRLQALIEEYTAILASPERQRQIVSEELAELVDKYGDDRRTRIDPFDGDMSMEDLIPEQDVIVTITRGGYVKRTRADQYRAQKRGGKGVRGASLRADDVVEHFFTTTTHRWLLFFTNQGRVYRAKGYELPEAPRDAKGQHVANLMAFQPDEHIASVLAIDRYEDAQYLVLATQSGLVKKTPMTAFDSNRTGGIIAINLRDIDGVDGTQPDRVIAARAVDADDHLILVSRNGQSVRFPAADDVLRPTGRATSGVTGMKFRHDDELLAMDVVRPEQFVVTVTDGGYAKRTSIDEYRVQGRGGLGIRVAKLPDDRGHLVGAAAVDESDELLVVMEKGRVVRSSVAEVPSKGRTTMGVVFAKPGKSDRILLVTTSPESEIDEDEEDAAEGDENSDLPTAEAGGDADAVEIGAEDGSVAGSSPSDDLGSEASAPSPSGDDDPIEE from the coding sequence ATGAGCGACACCCCGCAGGACCCCACGAACCCCGACGAGACCCCGGAACTGCCCGCCTCCGTGGCCGGACAGGCCACCCCCGAGGGCGCCCACGAGGTCTCCGGCTCCGAGGCCGCCGACCGCACCGTCACCCTCGTCGATCCGCTCGACGAGGGCGAGGTCGACCGCATCACCCAGGTCGACCTGAACCAGGAGATGCAGCGCTCCTATCTCGACTACGCGATGAGCGTGATCGTCTCCCGCGCGCTGCCCGACGTCCGCGACGGACTCAAGCCCGTCCACCGCCGCATCGTCTACGCGATGTACGACGGGGGCTACCGTCCCGACCGCTCCTTCTCCAAGTGCGCGAAGGTCGTCGGCGAGGTGATGGGCAACTACCACCCCCACGGCGACAGCGCGATCTACGACGCCATGGTGCGCCTGGTGCAGCCGTGGTCTATGCGCTACCCGCTGATCCTGGGACAGGGGAACTTCGGCTCGCCCGGCGACGACGGCGCCGCCGCCCCGCGGTACACCGAGTGCAAGATGGCCCCGCTGGCCCTCGAGCTCGTGCGCGACATCGACCAGGAGACGGTCGATATGCAGGGCAACTACGACAACACGGTCGACGAGCCCGTCGTGCTGCCCGCTCGCTTCCCGAATCTGCTGGTCAACGGTTCCTCCGGGATCGCCGTGGGCATGGCCACCAACATCCCGCCGCACAACCTGCGCGAGGTGGCCGACGCCGTCCAGTGGCTGCTGACGAACCACGAGGCCACCAAGCCGGAGCTGCTCGAGGCCTGCCTGCAGTTCATCAAGGGCCCCGACTTCCCCAGCGGCGCCACCATCTCCGGCACCCGGGGCATCGAGGACGCGTACCGCACCGGCCGCGGCTCCATCACCCAGCGCGCCGTGGTCTCCACCGAGGAGATCAACGGGCGGATGTCGCTCGTGGTCACGGAGCTGCCGTACCAGGTCAACCCCGACACCCTCGCGCGCAAGATCGCCGAGATGGTCAAGCTCGGCAAGATCCAGGGGATCGCCGACATCACCGACGAGACCTCCGGCCGGACCGGTCAGCGCCTGGTCATCACGCTCAAGCGCGACGCCGTCGCGAAGGTCGTGCTGAACAACCTCTACAAGCACACCCAGCTGCAGGAGAACTTCTCGGCCAACATGCTGGCGCTCGCCGGCGGGGTGCCGCGCACCCTGTCGATCGACTCCTTCGTGCGCGAGTGGACCAAGCACCAGATCGACGTCATCGTCCGCCGCACCCGGTACCGCCTGCGCAAGGCCGAGGAGCAGATCCACATCTACCGCGGCTACCTCAAGGCGCTGGATGCGCTGGACGAGGTCATCGCGCTGATCCGCCGCTCGCCGGATGCCGACGGGGCTCGCGACGGGCTGATGGAGCTGCTGGAGATCGATGAGATCCAGGCCGGCGCGATCCTGGCGATGCAGCTGCGCCGCCTCGCCGCCTTGGAACGGCAGAAGATCACCGACGAGCACGATCGTCTGCAGGCCCTCATCGAGGAGTACACCGCGATCCTGGCCTCGCCGGAGCGTCAGCGGCAGATCGTCTCCGAGGAGCTGGCCGAGCTCGTCGACAAGTACGGCGACGACCGCCGCACGCGGATCGATCCCTTCGACGGTGACATGTCGATGGAGGACCTCATCCCCGAGCAGGACGTGATCGTCACCATCACCCGCGGCGGCTACGTCAAGCGCACCCGGGCCGATCAGTACCGCGCCCAGAAGCGCGGCGGCAAGGGCGTGCGCGGCGCCTCGCTGCGGGCGGACGACGTGGTCGAGCACTTCTTCACCACGACCACGCACCGCTGGCTGCTGTTCTTCACCAACCAGGGCCGGGTCTACCGCGCCAAGGGCTACGAACTGCCGGAGGCCCCACGGGACGCCAAGGGCCAGCACGTGGCGAACCTGATGGCCTTCCAGCCCGATGAGCACATCGCCTCGGTGCTCGCGATCGACAGGTACGAGGACGCCCAGTACCTGGTGCTCGCCACCCAGTCCGGCCTGGTCAAGAAGACCCCGATGACGGCCTTCGACTCCAACCGCACCGGTGGCATCATCGCGATCAACCTGCGCGACATCGACGGGGTCGACGGGACGCAGCCGGACCGCGTGATCGCCGCCCGCGCCGTGGACGCCGACGACCATCTGATCCTCGTCTCCCGCAACGGCCAGTCCGTGCGGTTCCCGGCCGCGGACGACGTGCTGCGCCCGACGGGCCGCGCCACCAGCGGCGTGACCGGCATGAAGTTCCGCCACGACGACGAGCTGCTGGCGATGGACGTGGTCCGCCCCGAGCAGTTCGTGGTCACGGTGACGGACGGCGGCTACGCCAAGCGCACCAGCATCGACGAGTACCGCGTCCAGGGCCGCGGCGGCCTGGGCATCCGGGTCGCGAAGCTGCCCGACGACCGCGGCCACCTGGTCGGCGCCGCCGCCGTCGACGAGTCCGACGAGCTGCTGGTCGTGATGGAGAAGGGTCGCGTGGTCCGCTCCAGCGTGGCGGAGGTCCCCTCGAAGGGCCGCACCACCATGGGCGTCGTCTTCGCCAAGCCCGGCAAGAGCGACCGCATCCTGCTGGTCACCACCAGCCCCGAGTCCGAGATCGACGAGGACGAGGAGGATGCGGCCGAGGGCGACGAGAACTCGGATCTGCCCACGGCCGAAGCGGGCGGGGACGCAGATGCTGTGGAGATCGGTGCCGAGGACGGGTCGGTGGCAGGGTCCTCCCCGTCGGATGATCTAGGCTCGGAAGCGTCCGCCCCGTCGCCGTCCGGCGACGACGACCCGATCGAGGAGTGA
- a CDS encoding fasciclin domain-containing protein, whose amino-acid sequence MRTSTMLPKLGALAATVVLMSACSGGMSDEPSMDEGHQASDGGGSMASDGGGDMAMDPAAHLVGPGCADYAEMVPDGAGSVEGMAQDPLSVAASNNPMLTTLTSAVSGELNPDVNLTDTLDGDEFTVFAPVDDAFAAIPEDDLNALAADADGLTDVLTYHVVAGQLSPDEITGTHTTVQGEDVEVTGSGDDLMVGDAAVICGGVQTQNATVYLVDTVLMPPSMADAA is encoded by the coding sequence ATGCGCACTTCCACGATGCTTCCGAAGCTGGGGGCGCTCGCGGCCACGGTCGTCCTGATGAGCGCCTGCTCGGGCGGCATGAGCGATGAGCCGTCCATGGACGAGGGCCATCAGGCGTCCGACGGCGGAGGTTCGATGGCGTCCGACGGCGGCGGCGACATGGCCATGGATCCGGCTGCGCACCTCGTGGGCCCGGGCTGCGCCGATTACGCGGAGATGGTTCCGGACGGTGCCGGGTCCGTGGAGGGCATGGCCCAGGACCCCTTGAGCGTCGCGGCCTCGAACAACCCGATGCTGACCACGCTGACCTCAGCCGTCTCGGGAGAGCTGAATCCTGACGTGAACCTCACCGACACCCTCGACGGGGACGAGTTCACGGTGTTCGCCCCGGTCGACGACGCCTTCGCGGCCATCCCCGAGGACGACCTGAACGCGCTGGCCGCGGACGCCGACGGCCTGACGGACGTCCTCACGTACCACGTGGTCGCCGGCCAGCTCAGCCCCGACGAGATCACCGGCACCCACACCACGGTGCAGGGCGAGGACGTCGAGGTCACCGGCAGCGGTGACGACCTGATGGTGGGCGATGCGGCCGTGATCTGCGGCGGCGTGCAGACCCAGAACGCTACCGTCTACCTGGTCGATACCGTCCTGATGCCGCCGTCGATGGCGGACGCCGCCTGA
- a CDS encoding DUF3566 domain-containing protein: MSTSDSRTAPGPSASPESTTQLPSFQDEKKPTADEQTIGSGKGSAAKGASRSPKKSPSAASPVEAEKRGPRRVRLTLARLDPFSVMKLSFLVAIAIGIATVVAVVLLWNLVDAIGLWTQIDQLGRDLNGGEPLPFMEFFQFSKMVSYGTIVAVVNVVIITALGTLLAFLYNLVAALLGGLKMTFTDE; the protein is encoded by the coding sequence GTGAGCACGAGTGATTCGAGGACGGCCCCCGGCCCGTCCGCGTCTCCGGAATCGACCACCCAGCTCCCGTCGTTCCAGGACGAGAAGAAGCCGACCGCGGACGAGCAGACGATCGGTTCCGGCAAGGGCTCGGCCGCCAAGGGGGCGAGCCGCAGCCCGAAGAAGTCCCCGTCGGCGGCGAGCCCGGTCGAGGCCGAGAAGCGCGGACCGCGCCGGGTGCGCCTGACCCTCGCCCGGCTCGACCCGTTCTCGGTGATGAAGCTGTCGTTCCTGGTCGCCATCGCGATCGGCATCGCGACCGTGGTGGCCGTGGTGCTGCTGTGGAACCTGGTCGACGCGATCGGTCTGTGGACCCAGATCGACCAGCTCGGCCGTGACCTCAACGGCGGTGAGCCGCTGCCGTTCATGGAGTTCTTCCAGTTCTCCAAGATGGTCAGCTACGGCACCATCGTCGCGGTGGTGAACGTCGTGATCATCACCGCGTTGGGCACGCTTCTGGCCTTCCTCTACAACCTGGTGGCGGCGCTGCTGGGCGGATTGAAGATGACCTTCACCGACGAATGA
- a CDS encoding molybdopterin-dependent oxidoreductase, with translation MSARDRPVPWWSAIAGVVAGLALVAIAQLLSLIFSSSSAPFVAVGGGFIDIIPPWVKDLAIGLFGTHDKLVLFASMIAVYVVLTGLIGAFGAGRPRLAAAALAGLGLFATIIVLTRAGTGAADAIPTVVGTVAAVPLLVIMLRAVDPAAIGTAWERRRALVGIGALGVGAVVAAAIARGVTASRELAHRAAQYVLPEPVEPAQPIPEDAQVTVKGMPPYVTPNADFYRIDTALAVPRVDPTSWQLRIHGLVDRELTLSFEELLAEPMIAKHVTLACVSNPVGGDLAGNATWLGVPVRDLLERVGVQDGADMVLSRSIDGFTASTPLEALTDARDSLIAVGMNGEPLPQQHGYPVRMVVPGLYGYVSATKWLTELKVTRFADDLAYWSTRGWSERGPIKIASRVDVPRSFAELAPDADGAVMLGGTAWAQQRGIAAVEVRIDDGDWREADLGAEVTEDTWVQWSLRWEDPAPGDHTATVRATDGEGELQTEERANPAPNGASGWHRVDFTVA, from the coding sequence ATGAGTGCCCGCGACCGGCCCGTGCCGTGGTGGTCCGCCATCGCGGGCGTGGTCGCGGGCCTCGCCCTGGTGGCCATCGCGCAACTCCTCTCGTTGATCTTCAGCTCTTCCTCGGCCCCCTTCGTGGCCGTCGGCGGGGGGTTCATCGACATCATCCCGCCGTGGGTGAAGGACCTGGCCATCGGCCTGTTCGGAACCCACGACAAGCTCGTGCTGTTCGCCTCCATGATCGCGGTGTACGTCGTGCTCACAGGCCTCATCGGTGCCTTCGGCGCCGGTCGCCCGCGGCTCGCCGCCGCCGCGCTCGCCGGGCTCGGACTGTTCGCGACGATCATCGTGCTGACCCGGGCGGGCACCGGTGCCGCCGATGCGATCCCCACCGTGGTCGGGACCGTGGCCGCGGTGCCGCTGCTGGTGATCATGCTCCGTGCCGTGGACCCCGCAGCCATCGGGACGGCGTGGGAACGACGACGCGCGCTCGTCGGCATCGGAGCGCTCGGGGTCGGCGCGGTCGTCGCCGCCGCCATCGCACGCGGCGTGACGGCGAGCCGTGAGCTGGCCCATCGGGCCGCGCAGTACGTGCTGCCGGAACCCGTCGAGCCCGCCCAGCCGATCCCCGAGGACGCCCAGGTGACGGTGAAGGGCATGCCCCCCTACGTCACCCCGAATGCGGATTTCTACCGGATCGACACCGCCCTCGCCGTGCCGCGCGTGGACCCCACCTCCTGGCAGTTGAGGATCCACGGCCTGGTCGACCGCGAGCTCACTCTGAGCTTCGAGGAGCTGCTGGCCGAGCCCATGATCGCCAAGCACGTGACGCTGGCCTGCGTCTCCAACCCCGTCGGCGGGGATCTCGCCGGGAACGCGACCTGGCTGGGCGTGCCCGTGCGCGACCTGCTCGAACGGGTCGGCGTGCAGGACGGGGCGGACATGGTCCTCTCCCGCTCCATCGACGGGTTCACCGCCTCCACCCCGCTCGAGGCCCTCACCGATGCACGGGACTCGCTGATCGCCGTCGGCATGAACGGCGAGCCGCTGCCGCAGCAGCACGGCTACCCGGTGCGCATGGTCGTTCCCGGACTCTACGGATACGTCTCCGCGACGAAATGGCTCACGGAGCTGAAGGTCACGCGCTTCGCCGACGACCTCGCCTACTGGTCCACGCGGGGCTGGTCCGAGCGGGGCCCGATCAAGATCGCCTCGCGGGTGGACGTGCCGCGCTCCTTCGCCGAGCTCGCGCCCGACGCCGACGGCGCCGTCATGCTGGGAGGCACGGCCTGGGCACAGCAGCGCGGGATCGCGGCGGTCGAGGTGCGGATCGACGACGGGGACTGGCGGGAGGCCGATCTCGGGGCCGAGGTCACCGAGGACACCTGGGTGCAGTGGTCGCTGCGCTGGGAGGATCCCGCTCCGGGCGATCACACGGCGACGGTGCGGGCCACCGACGGCGAGGGAGAGCTGCAGACCGAGGAGCGCGCGAACCCCGCCCCGAACGGGGCGAGCGGCTGGCACCGGGTCGACTTCACGGTGGCGTGA
- a CDS encoding anti-sigma factor domain-containing protein — protein MTGAWALNALDADERARVEEQLAQDPEVAAEARSFEETAGELARGLEPVPPRPELKDSVMARIARTRQLPPPDAQDADETATASAPAENTHRAETGASDASAGSPDAEVVPLDRYRSAVRRTRWFAVAATALLVTSVAGVGLWSTERAAQQESEATIEALRSAQEDAEQEQQMVSTIMASDDATQLTVPAESGGALHLMYSRDQEAMIVQAADLAELPSESTYQLWLIDEDGAHGAGLITSPDQTVVMHDEMPPGAQLGLTVEPAGGSEQPTTDPIAAGAL, from the coding sequence ATGACCGGTGCCTGGGCCCTGAACGCCCTGGACGCCGACGAACGCGCCCGGGTCGAGGAGCAGCTCGCCCAGGACCCCGAGGTCGCCGCCGAGGCCCGCTCCTTCGAGGAGACCGCCGGCGAGCTCGCCCGCGGCCTGGAGCCGGTTCCGCCGCGCCCCGAGCTCAAGGACTCGGTGATGGCGCGGATCGCGCGGACACGCCAACTGCCGCCGCCCGACGCCCAGGACGCCGACGAGACCGCGACGGCGTCCGCCCCCGCCGAGAACACGCATCGGGCCGAGACAGGGGCTTCCGACGCCTCCGCCGGCTCGCCGGACGCCGAGGTCGTCCCCCTGGACCGCTACCGATCCGCCGTGCGGCGCACCCGATGGTTCGCCGTCGCGGCGACGGCTCTGCTGGTCACCAGTGTCGCCGGGGTCGGACTGTGGAGCACGGAGCGCGCCGCGCAGCAGGAGTCGGAGGCCACGATCGAGGCCCTGCGATCGGCGCAGGAGGACGCCGAGCAGGAGCAGCAGATGGTCTCGACCATCATGGCCTCCGACGACGCGACGCAGCTGACGGTGCCGGCCGAGTCCGGCGGTGCACTGCACCTGATGTACTCGCGGGACCAGGAGGCGATGATCGTCCAGGCCGCCGATCTGGCGGAGCTCCCCAGCGAGAGCACCTATCAGCTGTGGCTCATCGATGAGGACGGCGCCCACGGTGCCGGGCTGATCACCTCCCCGGACCAGACCGTGGTGATGCACGACGAGATGCCTCCTGGAGCGCAGCTCGGCCTCACCGTCGAGCCGGCGGGGGGCTCCGAACAACCGACCACAGACCCCATCGCGGCGGGAGCGCTGTGA